The window ACCTAAGGCAGTTAAAAACTATGCAAAGCAAAACCCTCATTCGATGGGTAAATGGTCGGCCGATTCTAAAACAAGAGTAGCCAGCATGACTGAAGGTGATTTTTACGGCTCAGAAAAATCGGTAACAATCGAAGCTGCCAGCCAGTTTAAAATTGAATTTGTAGGCGCTGATGGGGCGGTTACCGAATTAAAAGGTTTATCGCCATTAAAAGCTGGTGAGGTGATTGATAGCTCTGCTTTGAGTTTATCAGCCTTGAAAGCTTTTGTAGCCAAAGAAATTGCCGAAGCTAAAGCTGCTGGTGTGTTATTATCGGCTCACTTAAAGGCAACCATGATGAAGGTTTCTGACCCGATTATTTTTGGCGCCATTGTTGAAGTTTACTTTGCCGATGTTTTTGCTAAATATGCTGATTTATTTAAAGAACTTAACGTTGATACTCGCAACGGTTTAGGCGATGTATATGCCAAAATTGCTGGTAATGCTAAACAGGCTGAAGTAGAAGCTGCATTGGCGCAAGCGATTGAAAATGGTCCGGCTTTAGCCATGGTAAACTCTGATAAAGGCATTACCAACCTACACGTACCGAGTGATGTAATTGTGGATGCTTCGATGCCAGCCATGATCCGTACTTCGGGCCAGATGTGGAATAAAGAAGGCAAATCGCAAGATACTATTGCTTTAATTCCAGATCGTTGTTATGCAGGTGTTTATACTGCAACAATTGATGACTGTAAAGCGCATGGTGCTTTTGATGTAACTACTATGGGGTCGGTACCTAATGTTGGTTTAATGGCACAAAAAGCAGAAGAATACGGATCTCACGATAAAACTTTCCAGGCTACTGCAAGCGGAATAATCCGTGTAACTGATGCCGATGGTAAAGTATTTTTCGATCAGCAGGTAGAAAAAGGCGATATCTTCCGCATGTGCCAGACTAAAGATGCCCCAATTCAAGACTGGGTTAAATTAGCGGTTACGCGGGCCCGTTTATCTGAAACACCAGCTGTTTTCTGGTTAGATGAAAAAAGAGCACACGACAGGGAGATTATTGCTAAAGTAAATACCTATTTAAAAAACTACGATACCACTGGTTTGGATATCCGCATTTTAGCGCCGGTTGAAGCTACTAAATTTACTTTAGAGCGTATCCGCAAAGGTGAAGACACCATTTCGGTTACTGGTAACGTATTGCGCGATTATTTAACTGATCTTTTCCCGATTTTAGAACTGGGTACTTCGGCCAAAATGCTTTCTATCGTTCCGTTAATGAATGGTGGTGGTTTATTCGAAACCGGTGCCGGTGGTTCTGCTCCTAAACACATTGAGCAGTTTATTGAAGAAGGTTACCTGCGCTGGGATTCGTTGGGTGAATTTTTAGCGCTTCAGGCTTCTTTAGAGCACTTATCGCAAACGCAAAATAATACGAAAGCACAAATCTTAGCTGATGCTTTGGATGAAGCAAATGCTAAATTCCTGGCAACTGATAAATCACCTGGTAGAAAACTGGGTACCATTGATAACCGTGGTTCGCATTTCTATTTAGCTTTATATTGGGCTGAAGCTTTGGCTGCGCAAACTAAAGATGCTGATTTGCAAGCCAGATTTGCACCATTGGCAAAAGCCTTAACTGAAAACGAAGCTAAAATCAACGAAGAGTTGATCGGCTCGCAAGGCAAACCACAAAACATTGGCGGTTACTATAACCCGAATGATGAACTGGCCAGCAAAGCCATGCGTCCTAGCGAAACATTAAATGCTGCTTTAGCATCGTTATAGGCATTATTAACATTTAGAAGAAGCGCCCCGATATTATTATTGGGGCGCTTTTGTTTTAAAGCTGCAGTAATAAAGTATCTCAGCTTTACCCAAATAATTTTAAGATTGTGCTTGCATTAACAAACCTTATTCCTATCATTTTGTTATATTCATATTAAATTATAGGAGACCCATCACATGGCAAATAATAAACCTTCACGCGATAAACTGCATAGTACTACCGAGCATGGTGGAATTAACAGGGAGAACTTATCATATAACGAAAGCAAGCAGAGTTACGAGCTTGATGTAAAAGGTACAGATGAAGATTACGATCACCCGATGGGTTATGAAACAGTAGCGGCCGGTGCCCGTGATGATGATTCTACCTACGATGAGGCCAATCCTTATGTAGGTGATGAATATGCACGCGATGAAGAAATTGCCAACGATGATCTGGAAGAACTGGGTATGCACGTAGATGAAGGACAAAGCGTAAAGCTAAGCCCTGAAGATAAAATTCTTGCCCGTACACCAGAAGATAGCCGCGATGATTTGGATGAGGAAGGTTATCCGGTTAACGATATGCCTCAAAAATAGTCAATAGCACACCATCGTGAGTATGGTGATTTGACGAAACAATCATATAAATGGAAAAGCAGGGTTACTTCAGTGTAGTCCTGCTTTTTGTTTGAATACAAACCTATTGAATGAATTGTTCGATATGTTGTTTCCAGATGTTCCTATTGTTGACTACAAATTTTTCAATTGCACCGTCTTTTAACGTAAGCTGCAACCCATTTTTAACTATTCCCAGCGGACTAAAAAATGAAACTTCATTTATATTATCGATTTGAATAGAAAGGGTATGGTTCTGGATATTTAAACTATGGGATTTAAATACTAAACGATCGTTTAGCAAGTACAACTTTCCTCCTACAGCCTCCCGTTTTATAAAATGATTTGAAGCACCTGCGTAAACGATATCAGTTTCGTTAACTCCCTCTAATTTTGTCTGATCATTTACTTTTTTCGATTTTGAAAAAAAGTAAAGCATTAATCCCATGAACAATCCGAATATTAGTCCACTAATGGGGCCCATTATTAATGCGGCATGTAAGTCGTAAAGGAAGGTTGATGCAATGCCAAAAAAGAAGCAAAAAAACAGACCAGCCAATAAGCCTATCTTTATAAAAGCTTTGGTGTCAGGTTTTTTTTCGTAATTCATGTTAAGGGTTAATATCTAAATTAAACCTCCTGCGCAACTCATCTAGTTTTGGATTTTTATTGACCAGGTAATCGTATTTTTCGCGGTTACCGTACAGCCTGTTTTCCAGTTTGCGTTCTACTTGTTTGTAAGTAACCAAAATCCCGAAATTTCTAAGCTCGTTTCTTAAATAATTTAAAAGTTCAACAGATTCCTGCTGGATCAGGTGCTCCTGGGTTTTACTTTCTACTGAGATTTCAATCAGCTCAGGCTTTAAAAGTACCGGAGCAAAATTATTCAGAATCGTAAACAGGTTAATTTTATCGGCGGCTTTAAGAATCTGTATGTAATTGTTCCATACTTCCAGCAAACGGTCGTAGCTAAACATTTCCCGTGCTTCGCCGGTTATGGCTTTTGGCTTACCATCATCGTCTGCATCTGCTATACGTTCAAAATCATTTAAAGAGGGAATTAAGGTACCGGCCGCGCTGGGCTTCGGAATATTAATGCTGATGGAAGTAGCCGTAGGCATGCTAGTTGCCCTTGGTGTTTCGCTGGGTTTATTTAAAGGTATGCTGGCTGGAACTTCAGCCTTAGGGATATTTACCGTTGCCGGAGCAGCACTTTCACTTACAGTTTTCGGCTGTATGCTTTCTGCTTGTGCCGCTTTTTCAGCTACGACATTAGTTTTTTTTTTATCCTGATCTTGGTCAGTTGCTGTGTTACTAGGGTTTAAGGGTTGTTGTGCTAAATTGACGACCGACCGGATATGGCACATTTTAATTAATGCCAGCTCTACCTGTAAACGTTGGTTTTTAGAGTTTTTATAATTTAAATCGCAGGTATTGGCCAGATTTAAAGCTGTTAACAGAAACGACAATTCTGTTTGCCTGCACTGATCTAAGTATTTTTGTTTGATGTTTTCGCTAACCTCTAAAAGTTTAATGGTAGCATTATCTTTACCCACCAGCAAATTACGGAAATGGCTGGCTAAACCGTTGATAAAATTATTGCCATCGAAACCATTGTTCAATATTTCATCAAACAAAAGCAGTGTTTGGCTAACTTCGGCAGCGGTTAAAAAAGAGGTAAGTTTAAAAAAGTAATCGTAATCTAAAATGTTAAGGTTGTCGATTACCGCTTTATAAGTGATGTTCTTATTGGCATAACTGGCAATCTGATCGAACATCGAAAGGGCATCACGTAAACCACCATCAGCTTTTTGTGCAATAATATGTAAACCATCACTTTCAAAAGCAATGTTTTCGCGATTTGCAATGGTTGATAAGTGATTGGCAATATCTTCTACCTGGATCCTATTGAAATCGAAAATCT is drawn from Pedobacter sp. HDW13 and contains these coding sequences:
- a CDS encoding NADP-dependent isocitrate dehydrogenase; translated protein: MSNTSKIIYTKTDEAPMLATYSLLPIVQAFTASAGIDVETRDISLAGRILANFPEYLKDDQKIGDALAELGALATTPEANIIKLPNISASIPQLVGAITELQAQGFALPNYPDNAQSEEEKAIKAKYAKVLGSAVNPVLREGNSDRRAPKAVKNYAKQNPHSMGKWSADSKTRVASMTEGDFYGSEKSVTIEAASQFKIEFVGADGAVTELKGLSPLKAGEVIDSSALSLSALKAFVAKEIAEAKAAGVLLSAHLKATMMKVSDPIIFGAIVEVYFADVFAKYADLFKELNVDTRNGLGDVYAKIAGNAKQAEVEAALAQAIENGPALAMVNSDKGITNLHVPSDVIVDASMPAMIRTSGQMWNKEGKSQDTIALIPDRCYAGVYTATIDDCKAHGAFDVTTMGSVPNVGLMAQKAEEYGSHDKTFQATASGIIRVTDADGKVFFDQQVEKGDIFRMCQTKDAPIQDWVKLAVTRARLSETPAVFWLDEKRAHDREIIAKVNTYLKNYDTTGLDIRILAPVEATKFTLERIRKGEDTISVTGNVLRDYLTDLFPILELGTSAKMLSIVPLMNGGGLFETGAGGSAPKHIEQFIEEGYLRWDSLGEFLALQASLEHLSQTQNNTKAQILADALDEANAKFLATDKSPGRKLGTIDNRGSHFYLALYWAEALAAQTKDADLQARFAPLAKALTENEAKINEELIGSQGKPQNIGGYYNPNDELASKAMRPSETLNAALASL
- a CDS encoding DNA polymerase III subunit gamma/tau; amino-acid sequence: MENFIVSARKYRPATFETVVGQQHITGTLKNAIKNNQLAQAFLFCGPRGVGKTTCARILAKTINCTNPTAEMEACGTCDNCLSFQNGHSFNVHELDAASNNSVDDIRSLIEQVRIPPQAGKYKIYIIDEVHMLSQSAFNAFLKTLEEPPSYAIFILATTEKHKILPTILSRCQIFDFNRIQVEDIANHLSTIANRENIAFESDGLHIIAQKADGGLRDALSMFDQIASYANKNITYKAVIDNLNILDYDYFFKLTSFLTAAEVSQTLLLFDEILNNGFDGNNFINGLASHFRNLLVGKDNATIKLLEVSENIKQKYLDQCRQTELSFLLTALNLANTCDLNYKNSKNQRLQVELALIKMCHIRSVVNLAQQPLNPSNTATDQDQDKKKTNVVAEKAAQAESIQPKTVSESAAPATVNIPKAEVPASIPLNKPSETPRATSMPTATSISINIPKPSAAGTLIPSLNDFERIADADDDGKPKAITGEAREMFSYDRLLEVWNNYIQILKAADKINLFTILNNFAPVLLKPELIEISVESKTQEHLIQQESVELLNYLRNELRNFGILVTYKQVERKLENRLYGNREKYDYLVNKNPKLDELRRRFNLDINP